The following is a genomic window from Paludisphaera rhizosphaerae.
CTCTGCGACGTCCTGAAGGTCTCGCGCAGCGGCTTCTACGCCTGGCTGCAACGGCCTCCCAGCCGTTCGGCCGAGCGTCGGCTGGAGTTGACCGCCGTCATCCGCCAGGTCCACGAGGAGAGCCGACGAATTTACGGTTCGCCGCGCGTCCACCAGGAGTTGACCAAGCGGGGCGTCGACTGCTGCGAGAACACGGCGGCCGGGCTGATGCGCGACCACGGCATTCGAGCCAAAACCCAACGCCGATTCGTCCCCAGGACGACCGACTCCCGCCACGCGCGGCCGATCGCCGAGAACGTCCTGGCCCGCGACTTCACGCCCGACCGCCGCGACGCGGCCTGGGCCGCCGACATCACCTACATCCCCACCGCCGAGGGCTGGCTCTATCTCGCCGTGGTGCTGGACCTGTTCTCCCGAAGGATCGTGGGCTGGTCCGCCGCCGACCACCTCCGGGCCGAACTGTGCGTCTCGGCGATGGAGATGGCCCTGGGCCGTCGCCATCCGGCGGCCGGCCTGCTGCACCACAGCGACCGCGGCGTCCAATACGCCAGCGAGGTCTTCCAGGCCGTGCTCGCCGGCCGCGACATCGAACCCAGCATGAGCCGCAAGGGCGACTGCTGGGACAACGCCGTCGCCGAGAGCTTCTTCGCCACCCTCAAGAAGGAGCTGACGCATCACG
Proteins encoded in this region:
- a CDS encoding IS3 family transposase (programmed frameshift) — its product is MTMPPRYTDEFKLEAARLVREQGYTVKAAAKSLGVDPGSIRGWVRKLAPATAGPGPAASPEELQRELRRLREENRRLLMERENLKKSDGLLRQGESVRFAFVRDHRRRWPVEVLCDVLKVSRSGFYAWLQRPPSRSAERRLELTAVIRQVHEESRRIYGSPRVHQELTKRGVDCCENTAAGLMRDHGIRAKTQRRFVPRTTDSRHARPIAENVLARDFTPDRRDAAWAADITYIPTAEGWLYLAVVLDLFSRRIVGWSAADHLRAELCVSAMEMALGRRHPAAGLLHHSDRGVQYASEVFQAVLAGRDIEPSMSRKGDCWDNAVAESFFATLKKELTHHESYATREEARRSLFEYIEVFYNRIRLHSTLGYMSPADYEAANPT